The genomic stretch CGGCTTTTGCCTTGACGGAGCCAAATGCTGGGTCTGATGCGGCCAGCGTTTCGACCAGTGCGAAGCGGGTAGGTGACGAGTACATCCTCAACGGAACCAAGTGTTTCATCACCCACGGTGGAATTGCCGACCTGCACACCATATTTGCTACAGTTGACCGCAGCAAGGGCCTGAAAGGGCTGACCGCTTTCCTGATCCCGGCTGGTACACCCGGTTTATACATGGGGAAGAAGGAAAATAAGATGGGTGACCGAGCTTCTCACATCGCCGAAGTGATTCTTGAAGACTGTCGGGTGTCGGTTGAGAACCGACTAGGGAATGAAGGCGAAGGTTTCAAAATTGCTATGAAGACCTTGGACATCACCCGGCCCAGTATTGGAGCTGCCGCTCTGGGAGTAGCCAGACGGGCCTATGAAGAAGCTGTGAATTATTCGAAGCAGCGGGTGCAGTTTGGTAAACCAATTTGTGCCAACCAGGCGATTCAGTTTATGTTGGCCGATATGGCGATGGCAATTGAGGCCTCTAGGCTTTTGCTGTGGGAAGCTGCCTACTACATTGACAAGGGTAAACCGAATTCGGCGTTGGGAGCTATGGCCAAGTGCTTTGCCAGTGACACGGCGATGAAGATTACGGTCGACGCGGTGCAAATCTTTGGGGGCTATGGCTATATGAAGGAATACCCAGTTGAAAAGCTGATGCGGGATGCCAAGATTACCCAGATCTATGA from Bacillota bacterium encodes the following:
- a CDS encoding acyl-CoA dehydrogenase, whose translation is MVSFELTEEQLAIQSMVKKFVENEIIPVAAEYDEKAEMPWPIIEKAFEIGLWHLNIPAKYGGQELDELTQLLIYEEIAYGCLGIFGAFGGNSLAVTPLLLYGTEEQKERILGPFCTKPSLAAFALTEPNAGSDAASVSTSAKRVGDEYILNGTKCFITHGGIADLHTIFATVDRSKGLKGLTAFLIPAGTPGLYMGKKENKMGDRASHIAEVILEDCRVSVENRLGNEGEGFKIAMKTLDITRPSIGAAALGVARRAYEEAVNYSKQRVQFGKPICANQAIQFMLADMAMAIEASRLLLWEAAYYIDKGKPNSALGAMAKCFASDTAMKITVDAVQIFGGYGYMKEYPVEKLMRDAKITQIYEGTNQIQRIVIASQILA